In Sphingobacterium zeae, one genomic interval encodes:
- a CDS encoding glycoside hydrolase family 95 protein, giving the protein MNSTFAQSRVWFDHPAKQWEEALPIGNGRLGAMVYGGVEEEELQFNEETLWTDGPRNYNKKGASKYLQNIRDLLDRGRQQEAEALAMREFMGLKSESEDPSAWLGKIGRIREQEHGPFAFAFDDSKWPSIAVPHYEGWESQGLEGLDGAVWFRYEFNLSKKELTELWSLDLNKIRTNDYTYINGKLVGQSKGDETRRLYQIPKGLLKEGRNSIAIQVINLEGKGGVAGYKDTKQSIGLKSSTGKLISLNGEWKYYIQDPNSPKIGSYQASYQPFGTLNLQFDHKEAKRYSRILDMDKGEVRVNYDAHGIHYKRTYFASYPNNFIGLRLQADQKGKITFRLSLNTKHQRAKLDHMMDSSIGMEVWVKNGSMRGTAFVKLKLKGGRVFYEGNDLVVKQADEVQIYLTASTNFKSYRELNDQYATIALDRSKNLWKSDFDKLYQIHQKDYQNLYHRFAIELYDSSQLDTIPTDRRLRRAVMLDDPGLLALYVQYARYLQIAASRTGSQPMNLQGIWNSSLEPSWGSKYTTNINLEMNYWPTEVLNLSELQDPLFQMIQDLHVAGAETAKEYYAARGWVLHHNTDLWRGTAPINNSNHGIWPTGGAWLVRHLWEHYLYTQDLHFLKEYYPIIKDATLFFKDFLVKDKVTGWLVSSPSNSPENGGLVKGPTMDHQIIRSLFDIFNQSSKILDSDNLLRDSISNMRNQIAPNQIGQYGQLQEWLVDMDDPQNKHRHVSHLWGLFPGNEINLIGTPQLVEAAKRSLVLRGDEGTGWSLAWKINFWARLKDAQHAYHMVKMLLRPADNGGGSYPNLFDAHPPFQIDGNFGGASGIVEMLLQSHTDGIELLPALPSEIGTGKVQGIKARGAFQINMEWKDGQLLGVTVESLSGEDLHLRYQNHEVKIQTKKGKSYAFDKELKLKK; this is encoded by the coding sequence TTGAACTCCACTTTTGCACAGTCGCGTGTATGGTTTGATCATCCTGCCAAACAATGGGAAGAGGCTTTACCTATTGGCAATGGTCGACTCGGAGCCATGGTTTATGGGGGAGTCGAGGAGGAAGAATTGCAGTTTAATGAGGAGACATTATGGACGGATGGACCACGAAATTATAATAAAAAAGGCGCATCAAAGTATCTTCAAAACATACGGGACTTGCTTGATCGGGGGCGACAGCAAGAAGCAGAGGCCTTGGCGATGCGAGAATTTATGGGACTCAAAAGTGAATCGGAAGATCCTAGTGCTTGGTTAGGAAAGATTGGACGAATTCGGGAGCAAGAACATGGTCCTTTTGCGTTTGCTTTTGATGATAGTAAATGGCCAAGTATAGCGGTGCCGCATTATGAAGGTTGGGAGAGTCAGGGGCTGGAAGGATTGGACGGGGCAGTTTGGTTTCGTTATGAATTCAATCTTTCAAAAAAAGAGCTGACAGAACTGTGGTCGTTGGATTTAAATAAAATCCGAACTAACGATTACACCTATATTAATGGTAAGCTTGTTGGACAGTCAAAGGGGGATGAAACGAGAAGACTTTATCAAATACCTAAAGGGCTACTGAAAGAAGGGAGAAATAGTATCGCCATTCAGGTGATCAATTTAGAAGGAAAAGGAGGGGTAGCTGGTTATAAGGATACAAAGCAGTCAATAGGATTAAAAAGTTCCACCGGAAAACTAATCTCGCTTAATGGAGAGTGGAAATACTATATTCAAGATCCAAACAGTCCCAAAATAGGCAGTTATCAAGCATCTTATCAGCCTTTTGGTACGTTAAATTTGCAATTCGATCACAAAGAGGCAAAGCGCTACAGCCGGATACTCGATATGGATAAAGGTGAAGTTCGTGTCAATTATGATGCTCATGGAATTCATTATAAAAGAACTTATTTTGCAAGTTATCCCAACAATTTTATCGGCTTAAGATTACAGGCAGATCAGAAGGGAAAAATCACTTTTAGATTAAGCTTGAATACCAAACATCAGCGTGCCAAACTTGATCACATGATGGACTCCTCCATCGGTATGGAGGTATGGGTCAAAAATGGTTCGATGCGAGGAACAGCCTTCGTAAAGCTCAAATTGAAAGGTGGTCGGGTATTTTATGAAGGTAATGATCTTGTTGTTAAACAAGCCGATGAGGTCCAGATTTATCTAACTGCATCAACCAATTTTAAATCGTATCGAGAACTGAACGATCAATATGCGACTATCGCATTGGATAGATCCAAAAATTTATGGAAGTCGGACTTTGATAAATTGTATCAAATCCATCAAAAAGATTACCAGAATTTGTACCATCGCTTTGCAATAGAACTTTACGATAGCAGCCAGCTCGATACTATTCCAACAGATAGAAGATTAAGAAGGGCAGTAATGCTGGATGACCCTGGACTGCTCGCGCTTTATGTGCAATACGCCCGATATCTCCAAATTGCAGCTTCTCGAACAGGTAGCCAACCTATGAATCTTCAGGGCATTTGGAATTCATCTTTAGAACCATCATGGGGGAGCAAATATACGACTAACATAAATTTGGAGATGAACTATTGGCCGACCGAGGTTTTAAATCTCTCTGAATTGCAGGATCCTTTATTCCAAATGATTCAAGATTTGCATGTGGCGGGTGCAGAAACGGCCAAAGAATATTATGCTGCCCGGGGTTGGGTTTTACATCACAATACGGATTTATGGCGGGGTACAGCTCCCATTAATAATTCCAACCATGGTATATGGCCCACAGGTGGAGCTTGGTTGGTGAGACATCTTTGGGAACATTATCTTTACACACAAGATTTACACTTTTTAAAAGAATATTATCCAATTATTAAGGATGCTACCTTATTTTTTAAGGACTTTCTTGTCAAGGACAAAGTAACGGGATGGTTGGTCAGCTCACCTTCAAACTCCCCCGAGAATGGAGGGTTGGTCAAGGGACCTACTATGGATCATCAGATTATTCGCTCCTTATTTGATATTTTCAACCAAAGCTCCAAGATACTGGATAGCGATAATCTTTTACGGGATTCGATTAGCAACATGCGGAATCAGATTGCACCTAACCAAATCGGGCAATATGGACAACTGCAGGAGTGGTTGGTAGATATGGACGATCCGCAGAATAAACATCGACATGTATCCCATTTGTGGGGTTTATTCCCGGGAAATGAAATCAATCTGATTGGTACACCACAGCTGGTTGAAGCTGCAAAGCGCTCGTTGGTGTTACGGGGAGATGAAGGGACAGGTTGGAGCTTAGCATGGAAAATTAATTTTTGGGCGAGATTAAAAGACGCTCAGCATGCGTATCACATGGTAAAAATGCTATTGCGGCCGGCGGATAATGGAGGTGGTTCTTATCCAAACCTATTTGATGCCCATCCACCGTTTCAGATCGATGGGAATTTCGGTGGGGCATCGGGAATTGTGGAGATGTTACTCCAGAGCCACACGGATGGAATTGAGCTATTACCGGCATTACCGTCGGAAATCGGAACAGGAAAAGTCCAAGGAATCAAAGCGCGAGGCGCATTTCAGATCAATATGGAGTGGAAAGACGGTCAGTTGTTAGGGGTTACCGTTGAATCGCTTTCAGGAGAAGACCTCCATTTGCGTTATCAGAACCATGAAGTAAAGATTCAAACAAAGAAGGGCAAATCTTATGCCTTTGATAAAGAATTGAAGTTAAAGAAATAA